One Brassica napus cultivar Da-Ae chromosome C4, Da-Ae, whole genome shotgun sequence genomic region harbors:
- the LOC106394403 gene encoding putative S-adenosyl-L-methionine-dependent methyltransferase MMAR_1068 produces MSKIENKKQEEESSTTTNTMAWPDIEEEFVIPELLHIEGVKKLHMSIQNEWDYLQKSACQTAAGRALWKHVIHDPLAHLFAGETHLRNLHTKIQRDRLNNAREVSGVILAVRTLWFDTRIQAALDSFDNDATQVVLLGAGMDARSYRLNCLNKSDVFEVDFPDVLQTKTRLVQAAVSSREELKMTAKSLIEVATDIRDKDWFEKLKKSGFVPEINTVWVLEGILYYLSHTEAMQVLNLIAEKCTVTSTVLLADFMNKPSASLPNSVFHFYSDWPDQLLPSLGFSHVKLSQIGDPDANFGLLHNPLNLFNKLLRLPRTAQIHPDDGTPCCRLYLVEASGSPPPAKSIVNNVNL; encoded by the exons atgtctaaaatagaaaacaaaaagcaagaagaagaatcatCAACTACAACCAATACTATGGCATGGCCGGATATTGAAGAAGAATTCGTTATACCTGAGCTTTTACATATCGAAGGCGTGAAGAAACTTCACATGAGCATACAAAACGAGTGGGATTACCTTCAGAAGTCTGCGTGCCAAACTGCCGCAGGAAGAGCTCTTTGGAAACATGTCATTCACGATCCTCTCGCTCACTTGTTTGCTGGAGAGACACATTTGAGAAACCTACACACAAAGATTCAGAGAGACAGGCTCAACAATGCTCGAGAGGTCTCTGGTGTGATTCTAGCCGTTCGAACTCTTTGGTTTGATACAAGGATCCAAGCTGCTCTAGACTCTTTCGACAATGATGCAACACAAGTTGTTCTACTTGGTGCAG GAATGGACGCAAGATCATACAGACTAAACTGCTTGAACAAAAGTGATGTATTCGAAGTGGACTTTCCCGATGTCTTGCAAACCAAAACGAGACTGGTCCAAGCTGCAGTAAGTTCAAGAGAGGAGCTTAAGATGACGGCCAAATCATTAATCGAAGTAGCAACTGATATCAGAGACAAGGATTGGTTTGAAAAGCTTAAGAAATCAGGTTTTGTGCCAGAGATTAACACTGTATGGGTTCTTGAAGGCATTCTCTATTACCTGTCTCACACAGAGGCGATGCAAGTACTGAATCTCATTGCTGAGAAATGTACAGTAACCAGCACGGTTCTCTTGGCGGATTTCATGAACAAACCGTCTGCTTCTCTCCCCAACTCTGTGTTCCACTTTTACAGTGACTGGCCTGATCAGCTCTTACCATCCTTGGGGTTCTCTCATGTCAAGCTTTCACAGATTGGTGATCCAGATGCGAATTTCGGTTTGCTGCACAATCCACTCAATCTCTTTAACAAACTTCTTCGCCTGCCAAGGACTGCACAGATCCATCCAGACGATGGAACACCGTGCTGCCGCTTGTATTTGGTCGAGGCTTCTGGTTCACCTCCTCCAGCTAAATCCATAGTGAACAATGTGAACTTGTAA
- the LOC106371025 gene encoding 7-methyl-GTP pyrophosphatase-like: MESDRPPHFKVILGSSSIARRSILTDMGYQFTLMSADIDEKSIRKEKPEELVLALAEAKAEAITQRIPDDVEDKPTLLVTCDQVVVYEDAVREKPSSVEEAREYIRSYSKGRTATVSSVVVTNLKTGFRKGGVDRVEIYFNEISEEIIEKLIEEGMVLRVAGALLIEHPLILPCVKEVVGTTDSVMGLPKPLTEKLLKEVLATT, encoded by the exons ATGGAATCAGATCGTCCTCCTCACTTCAAG GTAATTTTGGGATCTTCTTCGATTGCTAGACGGAGTATATTAACAGATATGGGATACCAATTCACACTAATG AGTGCTGATATTGATGAGAAGAGCATCCGTAAAGAGAAACCTGAAGAGTTGGTTTTAGCTTTAGCTGAGGCAAAG gcTGAAGCAATCACGCAGCGGATCCCTGATGATGTCGAGGATAAACCGACCTTACTTGTTACTTGTGACCAA GTTGTCGTCTATGAAGATGCCGTCAGAGAGAAACCATCGAGTGTGGAAGAAGCAAGGGAATACATACGAA GCTATTCTAAGGGACGCACAGCAACAGTGAGTTCTGTGGTTGTAACTAATCTCAAAACAGGATTCAGAAAAGGAGGCGTCGATAGAGTGGAG ATCTACTTCAACGAAATATCAGAGGAGATTATTGAAAAACTG ATTGAGGAAGGCATGGTGCTTAGGGTTGCTGGTGCACTCCTAATCGAGCATCCTCTAATATTGCCATGCGTCAAAGAAGTG GTTGGAACAACGGATAGCGTGATGGGTCTGCCCAAACCGTTGACTGAGAAACTTCTGAAGGAAGTATTGGCAACCACTTAG